A DNA window from Theobroma cacao cultivar B97-61/B2 chromosome 5, Criollo_cocoa_genome_V2, whole genome shotgun sequence contains the following coding sequences:
- the LOC18598155 gene encoding serine/threonine-protein kinase CTR1 isoform X2 — protein sequence MEMPGRRSNYSLLSQYPDDQYSVSISGAPPPYYDSLSSDATSNKNNKVKSERGLIDWDQNQSQNQQQANRVGGGGGGGGGNIYASSIGLQRQSSGSSFGESSLSGDYYVPTLSTTAANEIDAFVYGHDESFRHGDLRAKVGGSSSGKSWAQQTEESYQLQLALALRLSSEATCADDPNFLDPVPDDSTIRTASSSSAETVSHRFWVNGCLSYFDKVPDGFYLIHGVNPYVWTVCTDLHEHGRIPSIESLRSVDPTVDSPLEVILVDRRSDPSLKELQNRVHNISCSCITTKEVVDQLAKLVCSRMGGSSATGEDDFVSYWRECSDDLKDCLGSVVVPIGSLSVGLCRHRALLFKVLADTIDLPCRVAKGCKYCKRDDASSCLVRFGLDREYLVDLIGNPGYLCEPDSLLNGPSSISISSPLRFPCLKPAVPAIDFRSLAKQYFSDCESLNLVFDDAPAGAIEENPGFSLYPKKVDKIVTGRNNLVQISSNMDDISQLPLHPNIARPTAHDRDSQYSQSIIHSKNIIKDPLKRISPIGHRDVPILLLSDPMGDSDKDSRYAEGSQLVPSKPSRELALEVDDLDIPWNDLVLKERIGAGSFGTVHRAEWNGSDVAVKILMEQDLHAERFKEFLREVAIMKRLRHPNIVLFMGAVTQPPNLSIVTEYLSRGSMYRLLHKPGLREVLDERRRLSMAYDVAKGMNYLHKRNPPIVHRDLKSPNLLVDKKYTVKVCDFGLSRLKANTFLSSKSAAGTPEWMAPEVLRDEPSNEKSDVYSFGVILWELATLQQPWGNLNPAQPM from the exons ATGGAAATGCCCGGTCGAAGATCCAACTACTCTCTCCTAAGCCAGTATCCGGACGACCAGTACTCCGTTTCCATTTCAGGAGCTCCACCTCCCTACTACGATTCGCTTTCGAGTGACGCCACGAGTAATAAGAACAATAAAGTGAAATCGGAGAGAGGTTTAATAGATTGGGATCAGAATCAGAGTCAGAACCAGCAACAAGCGAATCGAGTCGGCGGCGGTGGCGGGGGAGGAGGAGGGAATATTTATGCTTCTTCGATCGGGCTTCAACGGCAATCGAGCGGGAGTAGCTTCGGTGAGAGCTCGTTATCGGGAGATTATTATGTGCCGACTCTTTCTACGACGGCGGCGAACGAGATTGATGCATTCGTGTATGGTCATGATGAAAGCTTTAGGCACGGGGATTTGAGAGCGAAAGTTGGGGGTTCGTCGTCGGGGAAAAGCTGGGCGCAGCAAACGGAGGAGAGTTATCAGTTGCAGTTGGCGTTGGCTTTGAGGCTTTCTTCGGAAGCTACCTGTGCGGACGATCCGAACTTTTTGGATCCGGTTCCAGATGATTCCACAATTCGAACGGCTAGCTCAAGCTCTGCCGAGACAGTTTCCCATCGGTTCTGG GTGAATGGCTGCTTATCATACTTCGACAAAGTTCCTGAtgggttttatttaattcatgGAGTGAATCCATATGTCTGGACTGTGTGCACTGATCTGCATGAACATGGTCGAATTCCATCAATTGAATCTCTAAGATCTGTTGATCCTACTGTCGATTCACCATTAGAAGTAATATTGGTTGACCGAAGAAGTGATCCCAGCTTAAAGGAACTCCAAAATAGAGTCCACAACATTTCTTGTAGCTGCATAACTACAAAAGAAGTTGTTGATCAGCTAGCCAAGCTTGTCTGCAGTCGCATGGG GGGTTCATCTGCTACAGGAGAGGATGACTTTGTTTCCTATTGGAGGGAGTGCAGTGATGATTTAAAAGATTGCTTAGGTTCAGTTGTGGTTCCTATAGGTAGCCTATCTGTTGGCCTCTGCAGACATCGAGCTTTATTATTCAAA GTGCTAGCTGACACAATTGATCTGCCATGTCGGGTTGCGAAGGGCTGTAAATATTGTAAAAGAGATGATGCTTCCTCCTGCCTTGTTCGCTTTGGCCTTGACag GGAGTATCTTGTTGATTTAATTGGGAACCCAGGTTACTTATGCGAGCCCGATTCCTTGCTCAATGGTCCATCTTCCATCTCAATTTCTTCCCCATTGCGTTTTCCATGTCTCAAACCAGCTGTACCTGCCATTGATTTCAGGTCATTGGCCAAACAGTATTTTTCAGACTGTGAATCACTTAATCTTGTATTTGATGATGCTCCAGCAG GAGCTATTGAAGAAAATCCTGGATTCTCTCTTTATCCCAAGAAAGTCGATAAGATTGTAACAGGCAGAAATAACCTGGTGCAGATATCAAGCAATATGGATGATATTTCGCAGTTGCCCCTACATCCTAACATTGCGCGGCCAACTGCTCATGATAGAGATTCCCAATATTCACAGTCTATAATTCACTCAAAGAACATTATTAAAGATCCTTTAAAGCGCATCTCTCCAATAGGGCATAGAGATGTCCCAATTCTACTCTTGTCTGATCCAATGGGGGATTCTGATAAGGATTCAAGGTATGCTGAGGGCAGTCAACTTGTTCCCAGCAAGCCAAGTAGAGAACTTGCCCTTGAAGTTGATGATTTGGACATTCCATGGAATGATCTTGTTTTAAAAGAGAGAATTGGTGCTG GTTCTTTTGGAACTGTCCATCGTGCTGAATGGAATGGCTCG GATGTCGCTGTGAAAATTCTCATGGAACAAGACTTGCATGCTGAACGCtttaaagaatttttgagGGAG GTTGCAATAATGAAACGTCTACGGCATCCAAATATTGTTCTTTTTATGGGAGCAGTTACTCAGCCCCCAAACTTGTCCATAGTGACAGAGTACTTATCAAG AGGTAGCATGTATAGGCTTTTGCATAAGCCTGGTTTGAGAGAGGTGTTGGATGAGAGGCGTCGGTTGAGTATGGCCTATGATGTG GCAAAGGGAATGAATTATCTTCATAAACGCAATCCTCCTATTGTTCATAGAGATTTAAAATCTCCAAATCTTTTGgttgataaaaaatatacaGTGAAG GTTTGTGATTTTGGGCTTTCTCGTTTGAAGGCTAACACATTTCTTTCATCCAAGTCAGCAGCTGGAACT CCTGAGTGGATGGCTCCAGAAGTTCTTCGTGACGAGCCATCAAACGAGAAGTCTGATGTATACAGTTTTGGTGTAATTTTGTGGGAGCTTGCAACGTTACAACAACCTTGGGGCAACTTAAATCCAGCACAG CCAATGTAA
- the LOC18598155 gene encoding serine/threonine-protein kinase CTR1 isoform X1: MEMPGRRSNYSLLSQYPDDQYSVSISGAPPPYYDSLSSDATSNKNNKVKSERGLIDWDQNQSQNQQQANRVGGGGGGGGGNIYASSIGLQRQSSGSSFGESSLSGDYYVPTLSTTAANEIDAFVYGHDESFRHGDLRAKVGGSSSGKSWAQQTEESYQLQLALALRLSSEATCADDPNFLDPVPDDSTIRTASSSSAETVSHRFWVNGCLSYFDKVPDGFYLIHGVNPYVWTVCTDLHEHGRIPSIESLRSVDPTVDSPLEVILVDRRSDPSLKELQNRVHNISCSCITTKEVVDQLAKLVCSRMGGSSATGEDDFVSYWRECSDDLKDCLGSVVVPIGSLSVGLCRHRALLFKVLADTIDLPCRVAKGCKYCKRDDASSCLVRFGLDREYLVDLIGNPGYLCEPDSLLNGPSSISISSPLRFPCLKPAVPAIDFRSLAKQYFSDCESLNLVFDDAPAGAIEENPGFSLYPKKVDKIVTGRNNLVQISSNMDDISQLPLHPNIARPTAHDRDSQYSQSIIHSKNIIKDPLKRISPIGHRDVPILLLSDPMGDSDKDSRYAEGSQLVPSKPSRELALEVDDLDIPWNDLVLKERIGAGSFGTVHRAEWNGSDVAVKILMEQDLHAERFKEFLREVAIMKRLRHPNIVLFMGAVTQPPNLSIVTEYLSRGSMYRLLHKPGLREVLDERRRLSMAYDVAKGMNYLHKRNPPIVHRDLKSPNLLVDKKYTVKVCDFGLSRLKANTFLSSKSAAGTPEWMAPEVLRDEPSNEKSDVYSFGVILWELATLQQPWGNLNPAQVVAAVGFKGKRLDIPHDLNPQVAAIIEDCWANEPWKRPSFSNIMDRLKSLIKPSTPQPGRVDMPMLT; encoded by the exons ATGGAAATGCCCGGTCGAAGATCCAACTACTCTCTCCTAAGCCAGTATCCGGACGACCAGTACTCCGTTTCCATTTCAGGAGCTCCACCTCCCTACTACGATTCGCTTTCGAGTGACGCCACGAGTAATAAGAACAATAAAGTGAAATCGGAGAGAGGTTTAATAGATTGGGATCAGAATCAGAGTCAGAACCAGCAACAAGCGAATCGAGTCGGCGGCGGTGGCGGGGGAGGAGGAGGGAATATTTATGCTTCTTCGATCGGGCTTCAACGGCAATCGAGCGGGAGTAGCTTCGGTGAGAGCTCGTTATCGGGAGATTATTATGTGCCGACTCTTTCTACGACGGCGGCGAACGAGATTGATGCATTCGTGTATGGTCATGATGAAAGCTTTAGGCACGGGGATTTGAGAGCGAAAGTTGGGGGTTCGTCGTCGGGGAAAAGCTGGGCGCAGCAAACGGAGGAGAGTTATCAGTTGCAGTTGGCGTTGGCTTTGAGGCTTTCTTCGGAAGCTACCTGTGCGGACGATCCGAACTTTTTGGATCCGGTTCCAGATGATTCCACAATTCGAACGGCTAGCTCAAGCTCTGCCGAGACAGTTTCCCATCGGTTCTGG GTGAATGGCTGCTTATCATACTTCGACAAAGTTCCTGAtgggttttatttaattcatgGAGTGAATCCATATGTCTGGACTGTGTGCACTGATCTGCATGAACATGGTCGAATTCCATCAATTGAATCTCTAAGATCTGTTGATCCTACTGTCGATTCACCATTAGAAGTAATATTGGTTGACCGAAGAAGTGATCCCAGCTTAAAGGAACTCCAAAATAGAGTCCACAACATTTCTTGTAGCTGCATAACTACAAAAGAAGTTGTTGATCAGCTAGCCAAGCTTGTCTGCAGTCGCATGGG GGGTTCATCTGCTACAGGAGAGGATGACTTTGTTTCCTATTGGAGGGAGTGCAGTGATGATTTAAAAGATTGCTTAGGTTCAGTTGTGGTTCCTATAGGTAGCCTATCTGTTGGCCTCTGCAGACATCGAGCTTTATTATTCAAA GTGCTAGCTGACACAATTGATCTGCCATGTCGGGTTGCGAAGGGCTGTAAATATTGTAAAAGAGATGATGCTTCCTCCTGCCTTGTTCGCTTTGGCCTTGACag GGAGTATCTTGTTGATTTAATTGGGAACCCAGGTTACTTATGCGAGCCCGATTCCTTGCTCAATGGTCCATCTTCCATCTCAATTTCTTCCCCATTGCGTTTTCCATGTCTCAAACCAGCTGTACCTGCCATTGATTTCAGGTCATTGGCCAAACAGTATTTTTCAGACTGTGAATCACTTAATCTTGTATTTGATGATGCTCCAGCAG GAGCTATTGAAGAAAATCCTGGATTCTCTCTTTATCCCAAGAAAGTCGATAAGATTGTAACAGGCAGAAATAACCTGGTGCAGATATCAAGCAATATGGATGATATTTCGCAGTTGCCCCTACATCCTAACATTGCGCGGCCAACTGCTCATGATAGAGATTCCCAATATTCACAGTCTATAATTCACTCAAAGAACATTATTAAAGATCCTTTAAAGCGCATCTCTCCAATAGGGCATAGAGATGTCCCAATTCTACTCTTGTCTGATCCAATGGGGGATTCTGATAAGGATTCAAGGTATGCTGAGGGCAGTCAACTTGTTCCCAGCAAGCCAAGTAGAGAACTTGCCCTTGAAGTTGATGATTTGGACATTCCATGGAATGATCTTGTTTTAAAAGAGAGAATTGGTGCTG GTTCTTTTGGAACTGTCCATCGTGCTGAATGGAATGGCTCG GATGTCGCTGTGAAAATTCTCATGGAACAAGACTTGCATGCTGAACGCtttaaagaatttttgagGGAG GTTGCAATAATGAAACGTCTACGGCATCCAAATATTGTTCTTTTTATGGGAGCAGTTACTCAGCCCCCAAACTTGTCCATAGTGACAGAGTACTTATCAAG AGGTAGCATGTATAGGCTTTTGCATAAGCCTGGTTTGAGAGAGGTGTTGGATGAGAGGCGTCGGTTGAGTATGGCCTATGATGTG GCAAAGGGAATGAATTATCTTCATAAACGCAATCCTCCTATTGTTCATAGAGATTTAAAATCTCCAAATCTTTTGgttgataaaaaatatacaGTGAAG GTTTGTGATTTTGGGCTTTCTCGTTTGAAGGCTAACACATTTCTTTCATCCAAGTCAGCAGCTGGAACT CCTGAGTGGATGGCTCCAGAAGTTCTTCGTGACGAGCCATCAAACGAGAAGTCTGATGTATACAGTTTTGGTGTAATTTTGTGGGAGCTTGCAACGTTACAACAACCTTGGGGCAACTTAAATCCAGCACAG GTTGTAGCAGCTGTTGGTTTCAAGGGCAAAAGGCTTGATATTCCGCATGATTTGAATCCTCAAGTGGCTGCCATAATTGAGGATTGTTGGGCCAA TGAGCCTTGGAAGCGTCCTTCATTTTCCAATATCATGGATCGGTTGAAATCGTTGATTAAACCTTCCACCCCTCAACCAGGGCGTGTTGACATGCCAATGCTTACCTGA